In the genome of Deinococcus sp. KSM4-11, one region contains:
- the sufB gene encoding Fe-S cluster assembly protein SufB has translation MTINPEVNDINAGYEYGWSNPERYAVKAPKGLRRDVVEMISKAKDEPQWMLDFRLKALDIFLSKPMPTWGADLSGLNLDEIYYYIKPEGANARSWDDVPDDVKQTFERLGIPEAERAALAGVGAQYESEMVYHNLKEEWEKLGVVFLSIEDGLKEYPDLFREHFATIIPPEDNKFAAINSAVWSGGSFVYVPKGVKVDIPLQTYFRINAESSGQFERTLIIIDEGAQAHYIEGCTAPAYSSDSFHSGVIEIVVKEGARFRYSTIQNWSHNVYNLVTQRAAVYGNGVMEWVDGNLGSKVTMKYPACYLLEEGARGEVLSIAMAGRGQHQDAGAKIVHFAPHTSGTIVSKSISKDSGRSSYRGLVKIYEGAKGSQTNVECDALLLDDEARTDTYPYIEIEEKDARVGHEATVSKINDEQILYLQSRGLSEDEAAGLIVRGFIEPIAKELPLEYAVELNRLIELEMEGSVG, from the coding sequence ATGACCATCAATCCTGAAGTGAACGACATCAACGCCGGCTACGAGTACGGCTGGAGCAACCCTGAACGCTACGCCGTCAAGGCCCCCAAGGGCCTGCGCCGCGACGTGGTCGAGATGATCAGCAAGGCCAAGGACGAACCTCAGTGGATGCTGGACTTCCGCCTCAAGGCCCTGGACATCTTCCTCAGCAAGCCCATGCCCACCTGGGGCGCCGACCTGAGCGGCCTGAACCTCGACGAGATCTACTACTACATCAAGCCCGAAGGCGCCAACGCCCGCTCGTGGGACGACGTGCCGGACGACGTGAAGCAGACCTTCGAACGCCTCGGCATTCCCGAGGCCGAACGCGCCGCGCTGGCCGGCGTGGGCGCGCAGTACGAGTCCGAGATGGTGTACCACAACCTCAAGGAGGAGTGGGAGAAGCTCGGCGTGGTGTTCCTCAGCATCGAGGATGGCCTGAAGGAATACCCGGATCTGTTCCGCGAGCACTTCGCCACGATCATCCCGCCCGAGGACAACAAGTTCGCGGCCATCAACAGCGCCGTGTGGTCCGGTGGGAGCTTCGTGTACGTGCCCAAGGGCGTCAAGGTGGACATCCCCCTCCAGACGTACTTCCGCATCAACGCCGAGAGCAGCGGCCAGTTCGAGCGCACCCTGATCATCATCGACGAGGGCGCGCAGGCCCACTACATCGAAGGCTGCACTGCCCCGGCATACTCAAGCGACTCCTTCCACTCCGGCGTGATCGAGATCGTCGTGAAGGAAGGCGCCCGCTTCCGGTACAGCACCATCCAGAACTGGAGCCACAACGTCTACAACCTCGTGACGCAGCGCGCCGCCGTGTACGGCAACGGCGTCATGGAATGGGTGGACGGCAACCTGGGCAGCAAGGTCACCATGAAGTACCCGGCCTGCTACCTGCTCGAAGAGGGCGCGCGTGGTGAAGTCCTGAGCATCGCCATGGCCGGACGCGGCCAGCACCAGGACGCCGGCGCGAAGATCGTGCACTTCGCCCCGCACACCAGCGGCACCATCGTGTCCAAGAGCATCAGCAAGGACAGCGGGCGCAGCAGCTACCGCGGCCTCGTCAAGATCTACGAGGGCGCCAAAGGCAGCCAGACGAATGTGGAATGCGACGCCCTGCTGCTGGACGACGAGGCCCGCACCGACACGTACCCCTACATCGAGATCGAGGAAAAGGACGCCCGTGTCGGCCATGAAGCTACGGTGTCCAAGATCAACGACGAGCAGATCCTGTACCTCCAGAGCCGCGGCCTGAGCGAGGACGAAGCCGCCGGACTGATCGTGCGGGGCTTCATCGAGCCGATTGCCAAGGAACTCCCGCTGGAGTACGCCGTGGAACTGAACCGCCTGATCGAGCTGGAAATGGAAGGCTCGGTCGGGTAA
- a CDS encoding cupin domain-containing protein: MISPATAPHYTWADVCDGWKLVDKPNLSVIQERMPTGTQEVRHKHSRVRQFFYVLRGELTLDVEGAAHVIPATSGLEVGPEQGHQARNEGGEDVEFLVISDGNSRDDRVEG; this comes from the coding sequence ATGATCTCCCCCGCCACCGCTCCTCACTACACCTGGGCTGATGTCTGCGACGGCTGGAAGCTCGTGGACAAGCCGAACCTGAGTGTCATTCAGGAACGGATGCCCACGGGCACGCAGGAAGTCCGGCATAAGCACTCGCGGGTGCGGCAGTTCTTCTACGTGCTGCGCGGCGAACTGACGCTGGACGTGGAGGGCGCGGCGCACGTCATTCCGGCCACAAGCGGTCTGGAAGTCGGGCCGGAGCAGGGGCATCAGGCCCGGAACGAGGGCGGGGAGGACGTGGAGTTTCTGGTCATCAGCGACGGGAACTCACGGGACGACCGGGTGGAGGGGTGA
- a CDS encoding HIT family protein — MTVRGCVICEKLAVLGTLPASENVWGTEHWAVVHAFDTALEGWLVLLSRTHALSYADLSDDAVQELGLVQKRLTDALRMVVGAQKTYAVTFAEHGDYPHLHVHVIPRMPDQAPEFKGPNIFKLLGVPADQAVSQERRNELAQQLNNHLNPKEQQ, encoded by the coding sequence GTGACGGTGCGTGGCTGCGTGATCTGCGAGAAGCTGGCGGTGCTGGGCACGTTGCCCGCCAGTGAGAACGTGTGGGGCACGGAGCACTGGGCAGTCGTCCATGCGTTCGATACGGCTCTGGAGGGCTGGCTGGTGCTCCTGAGCAGAACGCACGCGCTCTCGTATGCCGACCTGAGCGACGACGCGGTGCAGGAGCTGGGGCTGGTGCAGAAACGGCTGACGGACGCTCTGCGGATGGTGGTCGGCGCGCAGAAGACCTACGCGGTGACCTTCGCCGAGCATGGCGATTACCCGCATCTGCACGTGCATGTCATTCCCCGGATGCCGGATCAGGCCCCGGAGTTCAAAGGCCCGAACATCTTCAAGTTGCTGGGCGTGCCGGCCGACCAGGCGGTATCGCAGGAGCGCCGGAACGAACTGGCGCAGCAACTCAACAACCATCTGAACCCAAAGGAGCAACAATGA
- the sufD gene encoding Fe-S cluster assembly protein SufD, which yields MTQFNDQLALQAGPEWLTTKRQAGLELFSTLDIPTESVEAWKYTRVSVDFTKLRPHGKRDVVSDVSALPQSVQDRLTGTDVGAFLVLDGPDVVYRTELPADLSAKGVIFTDLKTAVEQHADKVQQYLYSVVPAEVPDDTTIAAPGTTPSKSPDPSEGKFSALAAALWTNGAFVYVPRGVQVELPLGSFRVMSEAGTYTATRTLVVAEENAQVTFIDEQDSEELQGTYAIGAVELVVKDGARVRYVSIQNWGKGVTHIQRQRGDVGRDATLNSLVVTMGGTLSRTEMQSYLRGQGSDSEMLALYFANEDQHFDHYTLQHHAAPNAHSDLLYKGVSDDQSVGVFSGMIKVDLHAQKTDAYQKHRTLMLSSEARNFSVPQLEINANDVRCSHGSTTGPVDQEALFFLRSRGISREIAEKMLVTAFLEDVLTRVPLRSVVEYIEGIIAKKVGAA from the coding sequence ATGACCCAATTCAATGATCAACTCGCGTTGCAGGCTGGCCCGGAGTGGCTGACTACGAAGCGTCAGGCAGGGCTGGAGCTGTTCAGCACGCTCGATATCCCGACAGAGTCTGTGGAGGCGTGGAAGTACACGCGCGTCTCGGTGGACTTCACGAAGCTGCGCCCACACGGCAAGCGGGACGTGGTGTCCGACGTGTCGGCGCTGCCGCAGAGCGTGCAGGATCGCCTGACGGGGACTGACGTGGGCGCGTTCCTGGTGCTGGACGGCCCGGACGTGGTGTACCGCACGGAACTCCCGGCAGACTTGAGTGCGAAGGGCGTGATCTTCACGGATCTCAAGACGGCGGTCGAGCAGCACGCCGACAAGGTGCAGCAGTACCTGTACAGCGTGGTGCCGGCGGAGGTGCCGGACGACACGACGATTGCCGCGCCGGGCACGACGCCCAGCAAGTCGCCCGATCCGAGCGAGGGCAAGTTCTCGGCGCTGGCGGCGGCCCTGTGGACGAACGGCGCGTTCGTGTACGTGCCGCGCGGCGTGCAAGTGGAACTGCCCCTGGGGAGCTTCCGCGTGATGAGCGAGGCGGGGACGTACACGGCGACCCGCACCCTGGTTGTGGCCGAGGAAAACGCGCAGGTGACGTTCATCGACGAGCAGGACAGTGAGGAACTGCAAGGGACGTACGCGATTGGCGCGGTGGAACTCGTCGTGAAGGACGGGGCACGCGTGCGGTACGTGAGCATCCAGAACTGGGGCAAGGGCGTGACGCACATCCAGCGGCAGCGCGGCGACGTGGGCCGGGACGCCACCCTGAACTCGCTGGTCGTGACCATGGGGGGCACCCTCTCGCGCACGGAGATGCAGTCCTACCTGCGCGGACAGGGCAGCGACAGTGAGATGCTGGCCCTGTACTTCGCGAACGAGGATCAGCACTTCGACCACTACACCTTGCAGCACCATGCGGCGCCGAACGCGCACAGCGACCTGCTGTACAAGGGCGTCAGCGATGACCAGAGCGTGGGCGTGTTCAGCGGCATGATCAAAGTCGATCTGCACGCACAGAAGACGGACGCGTACCAGAAGCACCGCACGCTGATGCTGAGCAGCGAGGCCCGCAACTTCAGCGTGCCGCAGCTGGAAATCAACGCGAACGACGTGCGTTGCAGCCACGGCAGCACGACCGGCCCGGTCGATCAGGAGGCGCTGTTCTTCCTGCGGTCACGCGGCATCAGCCGGGAAATCGCGGAGAAGATGCTGGTCACGGCATTCCTGGAGGACGTGCTGACCCGTGTGCCCCTCAGGAGCGTCGTGGAGTACATCGAGGGCATCATCGCGAAGAAGGTCGGCGCGGCGTAA
- a CDS encoding ATP-grasp domain-containing protein produces the protein MTQAAWRVVFPADYFTARQPDEAFADQAAAFAGLGWKVSTFALDSDRRFRPPLEPDESVLYRGWMLTGDAYRDFEDAVTSAGATLATSHAAYLAAHHIPNWYPLLADLTPKTVCFSDLTGMDGKLAELGWDAFFVKDYVKSLKTGAGSVITRPEHIGELMGRMEQFRGQIEGGLCVRQFEPLETHTETRYFVRDGHAFEANGSAVPDIVQTVAERIPSPFFSVDIARRSDGVWRVVEIGDGQVSDLVGWTAEQFKIVWMDAMQE, from the coding sequence ATGACCCAAGCAGCCTGGCGCGTGGTGTTTCCCGCCGACTACTTCACCGCCCGGCAACCGGACGAGGCATTTGCCGATCAGGCGGCAGCGTTCGCCGGGCTGGGTTGGAAGGTGTCCACGTTCGCCCTCGACAGTGACCGCCGCTTCCGCCCTCCGCTGGAGCCGGACGAGTCCGTGCTCTACCGGGGGTGGATGCTCACTGGAGATGCATACCGCGATTTCGAGGACGCCGTGACCTCTGCAGGAGCCACGCTTGCCACGTCGCACGCGGCTTATCTGGCGGCGCACCACATCCCGAACTGGTACCCGCTGCTGGCCGACCTGACACCCAAAACGGTGTGCTTCAGTGACCTGACCGGCATGGATGGCAAGCTGGCAGAGTTGGGATGGGATGCGTTCTTCGTGAAAGACTACGTGAAGTCCTTGAAGACTGGCGCAGGCAGCGTCATCACCCGCCCGGAACACATAGGGGAGCTGATGGGACGTATGGAACAGTTCCGGGGACAGATTGAGGGCGGCCTGTGCGTCCGTCAGTTCGAACCGCTGGAAACCCATACAGAGACGCGATACTTCGTGCGTGACGGACACGCGTTCGAGGCCAATGGGAGCGCTGTGCCAGACATCGTACAGACCGTGGCCGAGCGAATTCCCTCTCCATTCTTCTCGGTGGATATAGCCCGCCGGTCAGACGGCGTATGGCGCGTCGTGGAAATAGGCGATGGTCAGGTGTCAGATCTGGTGGGCTGGACGGCCGAACAGTTCAAGATCGTCTGGATGGACGCGATGCAAGAATGA
- a CDS encoding pyridoxamine 5'-phosphate oxidase family protein, whose translation MANKSLATLAKKMRGLDLCMMTTVTSYGRLASRPMSNNGEVEYDGTSYFFTWAESRTAKDIEKNKHVQLNFRAEKGFLFVAVQGEATLKDDKDAMAEHWHKELEQWFKEGLDTPGLTMIEVSAKRVNWWGEDDGEIEL comes from the coding sequence ATGGCGAACAAATCATTGGCGACCCTGGCGAAGAAAATGCGTGGCCTCGACCTGTGCATGATGACGACCGTCACCAGTTACGGCCGCCTCGCATCCCGCCCCATGAGCAACAACGGCGAGGTCGAGTACGACGGCACCAGCTACTTCTTTACCTGGGCCGAGTCCCGCACGGCGAAGGACATCGAGAAGAACAAGCACGTGCAGCTGAACTTCCGTGCCGAAAAGGGCTTCCTGTTCGTGGCTGTGCAGGGCGAGGCGACCCTGAAGGACGACAAGGACGCCATGGCGGAGCACTGGCACAAGGAACTTGAGCAGTGGTTCAAGGAAGGGCTGGACACGCCTGGCCTGACCATGATCGAGGTCAGTGCCAAGCGCGTGAACTGGTGGGGCGAGGACGACGGTGAGATCGAATTGTAG